The Lichenihabitans psoromatis genomic interval TGCGCCAACAGCACGCCAACACGACCTGTTATCTGCCGAACGAGCCGCCGGACGCCGTGGTGTTCGCGACCTCGACGGCGGATGTGCAAGATGCGGTTCGCATATGCGCCGCGCATGCTGTGCCGATCATCCCCTATGGGGTGGGCACGTCGCTCGAAGGGCACCTCAATGCGCCGCAGGGCGGCGTCTCGATCGACCTGTCCAGCATGAATCGCGTGCTGGCCGTCAACGCTGAGGATCTCGATTGCGTGGTCGAGCCGGGCGTCACCCGCAAGCAGCTCAACGAGTTTATTCGCCAGCAGGGGTTGTTCTTTCCGATCGATCCGGGCGCCGATGCCTCCATCGGCGGCATGGCGGCGACGCGCGCGTCGGGCACCAATGCGGTGCGCTACGGCACGATGCGGGACAATGTGGCGGCCCTCAAGGTCGTCACCGCCAATGGCGACCTCATCACGACGGGCTCGCGCGCCAAGAAATCCTCGGCGGGTTACGATCTGACGCGGCTCTTCGTCGGGTCCGAGGGCACGCTCGGCATCATCACCGAGGTCACGCTACGGCTGCACGGCCTGCCCGAGGCCATCATGGCGGCGGTGTGCCCCTTTCCGACCATCGCGGCGGCTTGCGATACGGTGATCGCCGTCGTGCAATCGGGGCTTCCGATCGCCCGGATCGAATTGCTGGACGAGGTGCAGGTCCGCGCCTCGAACGCCTATGCGAAGCTCGATCTGGCCGAGGTCCCGACACTCTTCCTCGAGTTCCACGGCACCGATCGCGCCGTGCAGGAACAGATCGAGCGCTTCGTCGAGATCGCGACCGAGTTCGGGGGCGCCGCGCCGCAATGGGCCAGTAAACCAGAAGACCGCAGCCGGCTCTGGCAGGCCCGACATGACGCCTATTGGTCGGCGCTGCCGCTGCGGCCGGGGGCCAAGATCATCGCGACCGACGTTTGCGTGCCGATCTCCCGCCTGGCCGAATGTGTGACCGAGACCAAGCGCGACATCGAGGAGATGGGTCTGATCGCGCCGATCGTCGGTCACGTCGGCGACGGCAACTTCCACACCAGCGTGATGATCATGACCGAGGACGCGGCCGAAATGGCGGTTCTGAAGCGCTACATGACCCGGTTGATCGACCGCGCTCAGGCGATGGGGGGCACCTGCACGGGCGAGCATGGTGTCGGGCAGGGTAAGCGGCGCTATCTCGAAGCCGAGCATGGCGCCGGAGCCATCGCGGTTATGCGCTCGATCAAACAGGCCCTCGATCCGCAGGACATCATGAACCCTGGAAAGGTGCTGCCGCCTCGCTGAAGACTGGCCAAGGCGGCGCGATCGTCATAGTCATAGTGTCATAACGCCTCACGGCAAACAATCATCAGGAGGACCCCATGTCGCACGCCCTGCAGTTCTATATCGACGGCGCCTGGGTCGATCCCGTCGTGCCGAACGTTCTCGACGTCATCGACCCCTCAAGCGAAGATGCGTTCGCGCAGATCTCGCTAGGCTCGAAAGCCGACGTCGACAAGGCGGTCGCGGCCGCCAAACAGGCCTTCCGGACCTTCTCGCGCACCACCCCGGCCGAGCGTTACGACCTGCTGCAGCGGATCATCGCGGTCTACAAGACCCGCAGCAAGGATCTGGCCAATGCGGTGTCGCGCGAGATGGGCGCGCCCCTCGATTTTGCTCTGAACAGCCAGGTCGGCATCGGCCTCGCGCATCTTGAGAAGATCGCGGCTGTCCTCAAAGATTTTTCGTTCGAGCAGCGCAAGGGAACCTCGCTGGTCGTCAAGGAGCCGGTCGGCGTCGTTGGACTGATCACGCCCTGGAATTGGCCGCTGAACCAGATCACCTGCAAAGTCGGTCCGGCGCTCGCGTCCGGTTGCACCATGGTGCTGAAGCCGAGCGAAATCGCGCCGCTCGACGCGATCATTGTCGCGGAAATCCTCGATGAGGCCGGGGTGCCGAAGGGCGTGTTCAACCTCGTCAACGGCGATGGCCCGACAGTCGGTCAGGCTTTGGCGAGCCATCCGGATGTCGACATGATGTCGTTTACGGGGTCGACCCGCGCCGGC includes:
- a CDS encoding FAD-binding oxidoreductase yields the protein MDVQTRLPASDRLAAALAALRDRFGQRMSLSLALRQQHANTTCYLPNEPPDAVVFATSTADVQDAVRICAAHAVPIIPYGVGTSLEGHLNAPQGGVSIDLSSMNRVLAVNAEDLDCVVEPGVTRKQLNEFIRQQGLFFPIDPGADASIGGMAATRASGTNAVRYGTMRDNVAALKVVTANGDLITTGSRAKKSSAGYDLTRLFVGSEGTLGIITEVTLRLHGLPEAIMAAVCPFPTIAAACDTVIAVVQSGLPIARIELLDEVQVRASNAYAKLDLAEVPTLFLEFHGTDRAVQEQIERFVEIATEFGGAAPQWASKPEDRSRLWQARHDAYWSALPLRPGAKIIATDVCVPISRLAECVTETKRDIEEMGLIAPIVGHVGDGNFHTSVMIMTEDAAEMAVLKRYMTRLIDRAQAMGGTCTGEHGVGQGKRRYLEAEHGAGAIAVMRSIKQALDPQDIMNPGKVLPPR